One Nicotiana sylvestris chromosome 12, ASM39365v2, whole genome shotgun sequence genomic window carries:
- the LOC138868136 gene encoding copal-8-ol diphosphate hydratase, chloroplastic-like yields the protein MSFHSSLLYLLFCDSGNWFFQTEGSLLYKPLRLNCAPSDASYLGNVNEYLESNRSKNSEEKDIQVSRTIQIKSLTEEIKHMLNSMENGRSSVLAYDTAWVSFIPNTTNCTHLTRWLL from the exons ATGAGCTTCCATTCTTCGTTGCTGTATTTATTATTCTGCGACTCAG GAAATTGGTTTTTCCAAACTGAAGGCTCACTTCTATATAAACCACTTCGTCTCAATTGTGCACCTAGCGATGCAAGTTATCTTG GTAATGTGAATGAGTACTTAGAATCTAATCGCTCAAAAAACTCCGAAGAAAAGGATATTCAG GTAAGCAGAACAATACAGATCAAAAGTTTGACAGAAGAGATCAAACATATGTTGAATTCGATGGAGAATGGAAGGTCAAGTGTCTTAGCCTATGACACAGCTTGGGTTTCCTTTATTCCGAATACTActaatt gtacacatctgacacgctggttattgtaa